GACGGCTTCGACCACCACGTGCACACCGCCGCCCCCGAGGACGGACGCGACGACGGCGCCAAGGGGCTCGCGGTGCTCTTCTGCGACCTCGACGGCTTCAAGTCGATCAACGACCGGTTCGGGCACAACGCGGGCGACGCGGTCCTCATCGAGGTCGCCCGCAGGCTCTCCCGCCAGGTCCGCGACGGCGACACGGTCGCCCGGCTCGGCGGCGACGAGTTCGTGATCCTCGCCGACGGCCTCGGCCGCGCCGACGCCGCCGACCTCGCCGTGCGCCTGCGCAACGAGATCATCCAGCCGATCCGCGCCGAGGGGCGGGCCGTGCGGGTGGGGGCCAGCTTCGGCATCGGCTGGGCACATTGCGGGATGACCGCGGACGAAGTGCTGAAGTCCGCCGACGAGCGCATGTACGTCGAGAAACGATCTCGTCCCAAACAACACAGGCGTGCGGGATGATCACCAGGTCAGCGGTCCTGTCGCCGCGCTGATGCGATCCGAGTCACCCGTTTGGGCGGTGGGGACCGGGTAGGCTCGCAGTTCTCACACGTATGGACACGCGTACGCGTGTCGCATCGGCCCCGCACTGTTGAGGAGTACGAAGGGATGACGCCCGGCAATAACGGCGCGAGCACGCCCGAGGACGACGACCCGTTCGGCTACCTCTACGCCGACGGCCAGGCCAACGGCGCGCAGCCGCCCTCCGGCGGTGGTTACGGCTACCCGAACTCGGTCAGCAGAGTGCGTGCCGTCGGCGAGCGCCAGTTCGGACAGCAGCAGCAGACCGCGCAGTACGGACAGCCGCCCACGGTCCCGCAGCAGGGCCCGTACGGTCAGCCGAACACGCACTACGCCGCGCCGGAGAATTTCGCCGGCGGCGGCGGCCCCTCGACCGGCCGGCAGCCCGTGCAGGGCGGAGGCGGCCGCGGCCGCGGGCCCAACACCAAGGGTCTGCTGATCGGCGCGGTCGCGGTGGTCGCCGCGGTCGTGATCGGCATCGCGGTGGCCATGGCCAACGGCGACAAGGGCACGGACGGCGACAAGGCGGGCGGCGGCGCCTCCGCCCCGGCCTCCGCCCCGGCGAGCCCGTCGCCCAGCGCGTCGGACACCGGCGACGCGAACGAGGCCGAGCTGCCGGCGGTCGACGCGAAGGCGGTCAGCCTGACAGGCGGCACCACCACGGCGTCCGACGTGAAGGGCGCGAAGGCGGCCGGTGGGATCTACGTCACGAACTTCAACGTCGCCGGCGCGGCGCTCACCTGGAACGTCAGCGGCATCCCGAAGGACGGCAAGTACACGCTGAACGTGAACTACGGGGTCCCCGGCAAGGACGCCAACGCCACGCTCACGATCAACGGCACGGCGCAGACCCGTCCGCTGAACCTGAGGAACTTCGCCCACGCCCCCGAGGGCGACTACGCCAAGGGCTGGACCAACACCTGGGCGAACATCACGCTCAACAAGGGCACCAACACCATCAAGATCTCCTGTGAGCAGGGCAATTCCTGCGACGCCAACTTCGACCAGCTGTCGCTCGAGGCGGGTTGGAAGAGCTAGTGCGGTGACGCGCTGAGGGAAACGGTGGCCGACCCGGTTTTCGGGCCGGCCACCGTCGTCGTGCGGGCGGATGTTTCAGGCCAGGTCGGGAGCCACCACCCAGACGCCCTTGCGCATCACGCCTCTGACCTCGAAGGCGTCGTCGAGCAGGACCATGTCGGCGTCCTTGCCGGGTTCCAGGGAGCCGACGCGGTCGGCCAGGCCCAGCAGGCGGGCCGGGTTGGCGGACAGGGCGGCGACGACGTCCTCGACGGGGAGGCGGTCGACCGTCACCGCCCGCTGGAAGGCGCGGTCCTGGGTGAGGGTGGAGCCGGCGATGGAGCCGCCCTCCACGAGACGGGCCACGCCCTGGCTGACCTCGACCTCCAGCGGGCCGAGCAGATAGCGGCCGTCGCCGATGCCGGCGGCGTCCATCGCGTCCGTGATGAACGCGACCCGGCCCGGGCCCGCGTGACGGAACGCCAGCTCGAGTGCGGCCGGGTGCAGATGCGTGCCGTCGTTGATCAGCTCGACCGTCACCCGCTCGTCCTCCAGGAGGGCGGCGATCGGGCCGGGGGCGCGGTGCCCGAGGGGCGGCATCGCGTTGAAGAGGTGGGTGGCGACGGTGGCTCCGGCCTCGATGGCCACAACCGTCTGCTCGTAGGTGGCGTCGGTGTGGCCCACGGCCGCGATCACGCCGTGCTCGGCCAGCAGCCGTACGGAGTCCAGGCCGCCCGGCAGTTCGGTCGCGAGGGTGACCATCCTGGCCTGGCCGCGTGCTGCGTCGACCAGCTTGCGCACCTCCGCCGGGTCGGGGTCGCGCAGCAGCGCCTCGGAGTGCGCGCCCTTGCGGCAGGGGGAGATGAACGGGCCCTCGAAGTGGATGCCGGCCAGGTCGCCCTGTTCGGCCAGCTCGCTCAGCAGACCGGCCTGGCGGACGAGGACGTCCATGTCGTCGGTGACGGTGGAGGCGACGAGGGTGGTGGTGCCGTGCGACCGGTGGGTGCGGATCGCTTTCAGGACGTCCTGCGCCGAGCCGGAGAAGGAGGCTCCGCCGCCGCCGTGGTTGTGCAGGTCGACGAAGCCGGGGACCAGCCAGTGGCCGGACACGTCGAGCACGTCCAGCGCACCGGACACGTCGGATGCGCCGGGCCCGTGGGCGGTGTCCTGCCCGGTCCCGTGCCGGGCCGCGGACGTGATCTTCGTGCCGGTGACGGTGACTCGGCCGTCGGGGACCGTGCCCGTCGGCAGGACCACTTTGGCGCCGGTCAGCACCTGCGGGTGAGATGTGGCGGACTGCGCAGTTCCCCGCGTCCCTGGGGGGGTGGCCATCAGGGTGATACCTCCATGCCGTCGGTCGTGTTGAGGAGATCCCAGGCCAGCAGGCCCGCGCCGAGGCATCCGGCGCTGTCGCCCAGGGCCGCCGGGACGATCTCCGGCAGCTTCTGGAAGGTGACCCGCCGCCGGACGGCGTCCCGCAGCGGTGTGAACAAGGCTTCCCCCGCCTCGGCGAGGCCGCCACCGATGACGAGCGTGCGCGGGTCCAGCAGGGTGAGGGCGGTGACCAGGCCGTCGGCGAGCGCGTCCACGGCGCCCTGCCAGACGCGGACGGCGTCCGGGTCGCCGGACGCGAAGGCCTTCGCGCAGTCCGCGGCGTCCGCCTCCGGGTCCCCGACGGCCGCCGCCCACGCCTCGCCGACCGCCGCCGCGGACGCGAACCGTTCCAGGCAGCCGTGCTGCCCGCACGGACAGGGGGCGCCGCCTGGCCGTACGACGATGTGGCCGATCTCGCCCGCGAAGCCGTGCGCGCCCGCCTCCACGCGGCCGTCGACGCCGATCGCGCCCGCGATGCCGGTGCCCAGCGCCACGAACAGGAAGCGGTCCGCGCCCCGGCCGGCGCCGATGCGGCCCTCGGCGAGACCGCCGGTGCGCACGTCGTGGCCGAGGGCGACCGGGGCGCCGAGGCGTTCGGCGAGCAGGGCGCGCAGCGGGACGTCCCGCCAGCCCAGGTTGGCCGCGTAGACGGCGACGCCGCCGGACTCGTCGACGATGCCGGGCACGGCGACGCCGGCCGCGGCGGCGGGCTCGCCGAACTGCCGGGCGCCGTACTCGCGCAGGTCGGCGGCGAAGTCGAGGATGCCGGCGACCACGGCGTCGGGTCCGCGCTCGCGGCCGGTGGCCCTGCGGGCCCGGTGCAGCAGTGCGCCTCCCCCGGAGGGGGGACCCCCAGCGCCGATCAGGGCGGCCTTCATCCCGGTGCCGCCCACGTCCAGGGCGATGACATGTCTCACGGGGGACAGTGTGGACCGAGGAACCGCGAGAGGTCTAGTCCACTCGCGGTTGTGGGGGTACCGTGCCGGACCGGAGGCCCGGAGAGGTCTGGACCATATGGCGTGGTGTAGACCTTGATCCGGATATCGGTCCATTGGTATGAGCAATCAGTTGGGAGCAGTGCGGTGCAGCGGCGGGCACGGAAGTCAGCAACGATCACGACAACGGCGGCGGGGGTGTCCGCCCTCGGCCTGGCAGCGGTGCTCACCGGCTGCGGACTGACCTCGGGCCCCGGCGACGTGACCCTCACACTCGTCGCCGCCGACTACGGCGACAGCAGCGCCAACAGCTCGAAGAAGTACTGGGACGGGCTCGTCGCCGCGTACGAGAGGGACCATCCGGGCGTCACCGTCGACGTGAGCGTGTACTCCTGGAACGACGTCGACGCGAAGGTCAAGGCCATGGTCGACGCGGGCGACGCCCCCGACATGGCCCAGATCGGCGCCTACGCCGACTACGCGGCCGACGACCTGCTGTACAAGGCGGGCGACGTGCTCTCCATACCCGTCGAGGCCGACTTCGTGCCCCAGCTCGCCCGTGCGGGCCAGGTGCGCGGCCTGCAGTACGGCATGCCGTTCGCCTCCTCCACCCGGCTGCTGTTCTACAACAAGACCCTCTTCGCCCGGGCCGGCATCAGCGCGCCCACCACCTGGGCCGAGCTCGCGAAGGACGCGCGGGCGCTCAAGAAGGACGGCGTGAAGTACCCCTACGCCCTGCCCCTCGGCCCCGAGGAGGCGCAGGCCGAGACCCTGCAGTGGCTGCTCAGCGGCCGGGGCGGCTACACCCAGACGGTCAGCAGCTACAGCTTCGACTCCGCAGAGAACGTCGAGACCCTCGACTGGCTGAAGACCGACCTGGTCGGCAAGGGCCTGACCGGTCCGGTCGCGCCGGGCAGCCTGAACCGGGCCACCGCGTTCGCGGCCTTCGCCGCCGGCGACGTGGGCATGCTCAACGGGCACCCCTCGCTGATGAAGACCGCCGCCGCCAAGGGCGTCGAGTTCGGCATGGTGCCGATGCCCGGTCTCGACGGCCCCAGCAAGACCTCCCTGGGCGTCGCCGACTGGATGACCGCCTTCAAACGGGGCGGACACGGCGACGAGATCGGCGACTTCCTCGACTTCGTCTACAGCGAGAAGAACGTGCTGGACTTCTCCCACGAGTACGACCTGCTGCCGGTCACCACCTCCGCGTCCCTGGTCATGGGCTCGGCCAAGGAGGACGCCGACCTCAAGCCGTTCCTCGCGGAGCTCCCGCTCTCCGAGAGCTACCCCGTCGGGCGGACCTCGTGGGCCAAGGTCAGCGCACAGATCAAGAAGCGGATCGGCCGGGCCGTGACCGCGAACGGCAGCCCCGCCGACGTGCTCGGCGACCTGCAGACCACCGCGACGACACTGGAGAGCGCCGCCGGCGAATGAGCCGGACGAGCCCGATGTCACCGGCGGGCGTTACCGTGCGGGCATGGAGGCAGGCAGCGAGGCGGGCGGCGGCGCGGCAGACGAGCGGCGGGCGGGCACGGACGGACTGGGGGCGCGGGAGCGCGGCATCCTCGCCCTCGAACGGCGGGGCTTCCTGGGACCCGGCGCGAAGGAACGGGCGATACGCGAGGAACTGGGCCTGTCGCCGGTGCGCTACTACCAGCTCCTCAACGCCCTCCTCGACGACGCCCGCGCGCTGGCCCACGACCCGGTCACGGTGAACAGGCTGCGCAGGGTGCGAGAAGCGAGGCGGACGGAACGTTAGCGGCGGCGCTCGCTGGTTATCGTCCCTGTATGGGCACCCCACAGACGCACTCCACGGCACCCGGCCCCCTTCCCGTTCCGGTCACCCCGGCGGGCCGCGCGGCGCTCGACGCGATCGTCGGCCGCCCACGGGCCGCCCTCGTCGCCCTCGACTTCGACGGCACCCTCGCCCCGATCGTCGAGAACCCGCAGGACGCCCGGGCGCACCCCGACGCCGTCCCCGCGCTCGCCGCGCTCGCCCCGAAGGTCGCCGGCGTGGCCGTCGTCACCGGGCGGCCCGCCGAGGTCGCCGTACGGCACGGCGGATTCGCCGGGGTCGAGGGGCTGGGCCGGCTCGCCGTGCTCGGCCACTACGGGGCCGAGCGCTGGGACGCCGGCACCGGCGCCCTCACCGCCCCCGAGCCGCACCCCGGCGTGGCCGCGGTCCGGGCCGGGCTCCCGCACGTCCTCGCGGCCGCCGGCGACCGGCCCGGCGTCTGGATCGAGGAGAAGGGCGGCCGGGCCGTCGCCGTCCACACCCGGCGCGCCGACGACCCCCAGGCGGCCTTCGACGCCCTGCGCGGCCCCCTCACCGACCTCGCGACCCGGCACGGCCTGATCGTCGAACCCGGCCGTATGGTCCTGGAGCTGCGCCCGCCGGGCATGGACAAGGGCGTCGCCCTGCTGGACCACGTCCGCGAGACGGGCGCCCGGTCCGTGCTCTACGCAGGCGACGACCTCGGCGACCTCCCCGCCTTCGCCGCCGTGGAGAAACTGCGCGCCGACGGCGTCCCCGGCCTGCTGGTGTGCAGCGGCAGCACGGAGGTCGGCGAACTGGCCGAGCGTGCGGACCTCGTCGTCGACGGGCCCGCCGGGGTCGTACGGCTGCTGCGGCAGCTGGCCGCTCAGCTCGGCTGAACCGCGCGCAGGGCGTCCAGCTGGTCCAGGAACCAGCGGGCCGGGGGCAGCGCGGTCGCCGCGGCGGACAGCCGCTTCGTGCGCTCGGCCCGCTCCCCGGGCGCCATGGACAGCGCCTCGTGCAGGGCGCGGGCGGTCTCCAGGACGTCGTACGGGTTCACCGTGATCGCGTCCTCGCGCAGCTCCCAGTACGCGCCCGCCTCCCGGGACAGCACCAGCGCGCAGCCCTCGTCGGAGACGACCGGGACCTCCTTGGCGACCAGGTTCATACCGTCGCGGATCGGGTTGACCAGCGCGACGTCCGCGAGCCGGTAGGCGGCCAGGGAGCGGGCGAAGTCGTCCTTGAGGTTCAGCAGCACCGGGGTCCAGCCGGGCGTGCCGTAGCCGGCGTTGATCTCGTCCGTCAGGCGCTGCACCTCGGCCATGTAGTCCCGGTAGACGGCGAGGTCCTGGCGGGAGGGGTAGGCGAAGGCCACGTGGACGACGCGTTCGCGCCACTGCGGGTGGTCGTCGAGCAGCTGCCGGTAGGCCAGGAGCCCGCGCACGATGTTCTTGGACAGCTCGGTGCGGTCCACGCGGACGATCGCCTTGCGCCCCTCGCCGATCTCCTCGCGCAGGGACGCCATGCGCTCCTCGACGTCCGGCCGGTGCGAGCGCTCGCGCAGGAAGTCTGCGTCCGCGCCGAGCCCGTGCACGCCCACCTCGGTGCCGCCCAGGCCCCCGGTGGACTGCTCGCAGCACGCGGTGAAGGCGTCCGCCCAGCGCCGGGTGAGGAAGCCCAGCCGGTCCGCTCCGAGCATGCCTCGCAGCAGCTGCTCACGGATGTCCCGCGGGAGCAGGGCGAAGTAGTCCGTGGGCGCCCAGGGCGTGTGCGAGAAGTGCCCGATCCGCAGGTCGGGACGGAGTTCGCGGAGCATGCCGGGGACGAGGCACAGGTGGTAGTCCTGGACCAGCACGGCCGCGCCGTCCGCCGCCTCCTGCGCGAGCGCCTCGGCGAAGGCCCGGTTGTACGTCTCGTACGAGGCCCACTGGCGGCGGAACTCCGCGTCGAAGACCGGCTCCAGCGGGGTCTGGTACAGCAGGTGGTGGACGAACCAGAGCACCGAGTTGGCGATGCCGTTGTACGCGTCGGCGTGCACGTCGGCGGGGACGGGCAGCATGCGCACGCCCTCCTCGCCGACCCCGCGCCGGACCGCCTCGCGGTCGCCGTCGGAGAGCGCCGAGCACACCCAGAGGGCGCCCGCGTCGGGTCCGATGGCCGACAGGCCGGAGACCAGTCCGCCGCCGCCGCGTTTGGCGTGCAGCGAGCCGTCCTCGCGTACCTCGTAGGAGACCGGACCGCGGTTGGACGCGACCAGCACCTCGGCACCCCGGGCGGCAGACGTGTCGTGCGTGGAAGCCATACGCCTCAACCTAGCCCGCTCTGTAAACGCTCAAACGTACGGTCGCGCTGCGTGGAGGGGTCGTATCCGGCCGTATCCGGCCGTGTCGCCGCTGCCGCCGCCCTGCGCACGAGACCGGGTGCGTCGTGCTCAGGCCACCCTGCGTCGCGCGTACTCCGCGATGTCCGTCATCGGGGGGCGTTCCTCCGTGTCGACGGAGTAGGTGTGCGGCTCGAAGCCGTCCGGGCCGCGCTCGAACTGGGTGAGGGCGGGGCGGACGAGATGGCCGCGGGCCAGCCGCAGCTGGGCGGTGCGGTAGATCGCCGCCGCCATCCGGCCCAGCGCCTGACCGTCCTGGTGACGGTGCTTGCGCACGCCGACGTCGACCTGGGCGAGGGCGTCGAGGCCCACCAGGTGCAGGGCGTCGACCAGCATGCCCAGTTCCACGCCGTACCCCACGGGGAAGGGCAGCTGCTCCAGCAGGCTCCGGCGGGCCGCGTACTCGCCGCCGAGCGGCTGCACGAACCCGGCGAGCTGCGGCCAGTGCATGTTGAGCAGGGGGCGGGCCATCAGCTCGGTGACCCGTCCGCCCTGACCGGCCGCGGCGCCCAGCGGACGGTCGTACATGGCCTTGACCAGGTCCACGCCCGGATCGGTGAGCAGCGGGCCGACGATCCCCGAGACGAAGTCGGAGGAGAACTCCCGCAGGTCGGCGTCGATGAAGCAGACCACGTCCCCGCGGGTGACCAGCAGCGAACGCCACAGCACCTCGCCCTTGCCGGGCACGGCGGGCAGGCGGGGGAGTATCTCGTCGCGGTGGACGACACGCGCGCCCGCCGCCGCGGCGACCTCGGACGTGCGGTCGGTCGATCCGGAGTCGACGACGACGATCTCGTCGACGAGCGGGACCTGCTGCATGAGGTCGTGGCGGATCACGGCGACGATCTCGCCGACCGTCTCCTCCTCGTTGAGCGCGGGCAGCACGACGCTCACCGACTGGCCCGTGCGCTGTTTGGCGGCGAGAATCCGGTGCAGTGGGCGGTCCGTCAGGGACCAGGAACGGGTGCTCAGCCAGCGCTCGACTTCTTCCAGCACGTCGGCGGCTCCTCTGCGTTCTCTCGGCGAGTACGGTCCTGCGTGATCCATCTCGCGGTTCGGACGACTATCTCAACTGTCCTGGCCTTCGGTTACAGTCTTGAACAACGCGGGTGACCATCGCATGTCAGGGTCGTCGGCGTACACAGATCAACAACCGAATACCGCTCATCCAGAGGGGCAGAGGGACACGGCCCGATGAAGCCCCGGCAACCCTCCAGTCGGTTCTCGTAGATCAGTGTTGATCGTTCAGCGAGGCTCCCGGCTCGGGAAGGTGCCAAATCCGTCTCACGGCGAAGTGCGTCGTGAGGAAGATGAGGAGAAAGGGCCTCGCCTCACATGGCTGCGCAGACTGTTGCAAGCACCACGGACTCCACGACCCCCGCTGTCGACCTCGGTCCGGCCACCGCGTTGAGCTGCCGCGAGTGCGGCCACCGCGTCCCCCTCGGTCCGGTCTTCGCGTGCGAGGAGTGTTTCGGCCCGCTCGAGATCGCGTACGACTTCTCCTCCTACGACACGGAGAAGCTGCGGGGGCGCATCGAGGCGGGACCCGCGAACATCTGGCGCTACGCGCCGCTGCTGCCGGTCCCGGCGGACGTGGCCGACAAGCCGAACATCAACCCCGGCTGGACCAAGCTCGTGCAGGCCGACAACCTCGCCCGCGAGCTGGGCGTCGACGTCGGCAGGCTCTTCGTCAAGGACGACTCCGGCAACCCGACCCACTCCTTCAAGGACCGGGTCGTCGCCCAGGCCATCGAGGCCGCCCGCGCGTTCGGCTTCACCACGCTCTCCTGCTCCTCCACCGGCAACCTGGCCGGCGCCGTGGGCGCCGCCGCGGCCCGCGCCGGGTTCCGCTCGTGCGTGTTCATCCCGCACGACCTGGAGCAGGGCAAGGTCGTCATGGCCGCGATCTACGGCGGCGAGCTCGTCGGCATCGAGGGCAACTACGACGACGTCAACCGCTTCTGCTCCGAGCTCATCGGCGACCCGGCGGGCGAGGGCTGGGGCTTCGTCAACGTCAACCTGCGGCCGTACTACGCCGAGGGCTCGAAGACGCTGGCGTACGAGATCTGCGAGCAGCTCGGCTGGCAGCTGCCCGACCAGCTGGTGGTGCCCATCGCGTCCGGCTCCCAGCTCACGAAGATCGACAAGGGCCTGCAGGAGCTGATCAAGCTCGGGCTGGTCGAGGACAGGCCGTACAAGATCTTCGGCGCGCAGGCGGAGGGCTGCTCCCCGGTGTCCGTCGCCTACAAGGCCGGGCACGACGTGGTCCGCCCCCAGAAGCCGAACACCATCGCCAAGTCGCTGGCCATCGGCAACCCGGCGGACGGCCCGTACGTCCTCGACATCGCGCGGCGGACCGGCGGCGCGGTGGAGGACGTGAACGACGAGCAGGTCGTCGACGCGATCAAGCTGCTGGCGCGCACCGAGGGCATCTTCGCGGAGACGGCAGGCGGCGTGACCGTGGGCGTGACGAAGAAGTTGATCGAGAACGGTCTGCTGGACCCGACGAAGACCACCGTCGTCCTGAACACCGGCGACGGCCTGAAGACCCTGGACGCGGTGGCCGGCACCGGACTCACCGCGACCATCCGCCCGAACCTGGACTCTTTCCGAGAGGCTGGCCTCGCATCATGAGCGTCACTGTTCGCATCCCGACCATCCTGCGCACCTACACCGGCGGCCGGGCCGAGGTCTCGGCCGAGGGCGCGACCCTCGGCGAGGTCATCTCCGACCTGGAGAAGAACCACACCGGCATCGCCGCGCGCGTCCTGGACGACCAGGGCAAGCTGCGCCGGTTCGTCAACGTGTACGTGAACGACGACGACGTCCGTTTCGAGCAGGGTCTCGAGACGGCGACTCCGGCCGGCGCCGGCATCTCGATCATTCCGGCCGTCGCAGGTGGCTGACCGCTGGTCAGTACCCGCCGGTAGTAACCGTCGGTAACAGCGATTACCGAGAGTTCATCGAATTGCCCTCTCCGCGATAGAAGCGGAGGGGGCAATTCAGAGTGGTTGAGCGCGGTACAGTTGGGGAACCCGGTCCTGATCACCGGTTCCGGAGCCTTTTATTTCCGCCCGTGCCCGACAAGAAGCAGCCAAAGTACGCGCTGCTTTCGTGGCTTTTGTGGCTTTCGCGGGGCCCGACTTGCCCTGAATTCTGGCGAATTTGCGCCACATTCCGGATCTCGCACGTCCAGAATTCTCGTCCGAGTGACCTGTTGCAGACGGCAGTTGGGCAGATACATTCAGCCGCGGTCGACGCGTTCCGGCGCACGCCCCCAACCAACTGGGGGGTGAGGTCTGACCCGGATCCACGAAGTGTGGATCTGTGCAAGGGCCAGTAATAGGGGAGTTAGGCATGGCTCAGGGCACCGTCAAGTGGTTCAACGCGGAGAAGGGGTACGGCTTCATCGCGGTCGACGGTGGTGCGGATGTATTCGTCCACTACAGCGCGATTCAGATGGACGGCTACCGCACCCTGGAAGAGGGTCAGCGGGTCGATTTCGAGATCTCGCAGGGCCAGAAAGGGCCGCAGGCGGACATGGTCCGTCTCGCGACCGGCTGAAGCACGCGCCGACTGACAGCGTCGTTCTTCTGTTTCATCTTCGAAGGGCTCGCGCCTCCCGGGGCGCGAGCCCTTCGGCATGCCCGGGGGCAGGGGCCCGAGCCCCGGGGCGGTCCTCCTCGACCCCCGACGGCCGGAGACGGCGGGCCCGGGCGCCCCCTGTTCACCTGCGGATCGTCCCGAGGCGCTTGCACTCGGCATGGGCGAGTGCTAATCATTGGCGTTAGCACTCTGAAGGTGAGAGTGACAACGAAGGACCGGGTCGGTGAGGCCCGCAGGCCAGGTGGGGCAAGGAACCACACGGCCGGCGAGCCGTCCGTCGCGGGCGCGGGCGCGGTCCGAAGGAATCACCCCCAGTCCTGGAGGGACCACTTCACATGGCCAAGATCATCGCGTTCGACGAGGAGGCGCGGCGCGGCCTCGAGCGCGGCATGAACCAGCTCGCGGACGCCGTCAAGGTGACGCTCGGCCCCAAGGGCCGCAACGTCGTCCTCGAGAAGAAGTGGGGCGCCCCCACGATCACCAACGATGGTGTCTCCATCGCCAAGGAGATCGAGCTCGAGGACCCGTACGAGAAGATCGGCGCCGAGCTGGTCAAGGAAGTCGCGAAGAAGACGGACGACGTCGCCGGTGACGGCACGACCACCGCGACCGTCCTCGCCCAGGCCCTCGTCAAGGAAGGCCTGCGCAACGTAGCCGCCGGCGCCAACCCGATGGCTCTCAAGCGCGGCATCGAGAAGGCCGTCGAGGCCGTCTCCGGCGCCCTGCTCGAGCAGGCGAAGGATGTCGAGACCAAGGAGCAGATCGCCTCCACGGCCTCCATCTCCGCCGCCGACACCCAGATCGGCGAGCTCATCGCCGAGGCGATGGACAAGGTCGGCAAGGAAGGCGTCATCACGGTCGAGGAGTCGCAGACCTTCGGCCTGGAGCTCGAGCTCACCGAGGGCATGCGCTTCGACAAGGGCTACATCTCGGCGTACTTCGCCACCGACATGGAGCGTATGGAGGCCGTCCTCGACGACCCGTACATCCTGATCGCGAACTCCAAGATCGCCAACGTCAAGGACCTGCTCCCGCTCCTCGAGAAGGTCATGCAGGGCGGCAAGCCGCTGCTGATCATCGCCGAGGACGTCGAGGGCGAGGCCCTGTCGACCCTGGTCGTCAACAAGATCCGCGGCACCTTCAAGTCCGTCGCGGTCAAGGCCCCGGGCTTCGGCGACCGCCGCAAGGCGATGCTGAACGACATCGCCATCCTCACCGGTGGCGAGGTCATCTCCGAGGAGGTCGGTCTCAAGCTCGAGAACACGACCCTCGACCTGCTCGGCAAGGCCCGCAAGGTCGTCATCACCAAGGACGAGACGACCATC
The window above is part of the Streptomyces sp. NBC_00425 genome. Proteins encoded here:
- a CDS encoding CBM35 domain-containing protein → MTPGNNGASTPEDDDPFGYLYADGQANGAQPPSGGGYGYPNSVSRVRAVGERQFGQQQQTAQYGQPPTVPQQGPYGQPNTHYAAPENFAGGGGPSTGRQPVQGGGGRGRGPNTKGLLIGAVAVVAAVVIGIAVAMANGDKGTDGDKAGGGASAPASAPASPSPSASDTGDANEAELPAVDAKAVSLTGGTTTASDVKGAKAAGGIYVTNFNVAGAALTWNVSGIPKDGKYTLNVNYGVPGKDANATLTINGTAQTRPLNLRNFAHAPEGDYAKGWTNTWANITLNKGTNTIKISCEQGNSCDANFDQLSLEAGWKS
- the nagA gene encoding N-acetylglucosamine-6-phosphate deacetylase, which gives rise to MATPPGTRGTAQSATSHPQVLTGAKVVLPTGTVPDGRVTVTGTKITSAARHGTGQDTAHGPGASDVSGALDVLDVSGHWLVPGFVDLHNHGGGGASFSGSAQDVLKAIRTHRSHGTTTLVASTVTDDMDVLVRQAGLLSELAEQGDLAGIHFEGPFISPCRKGAHSEALLRDPDPAEVRKLVDAARGQARMVTLATELPGGLDSVRLLAEHGVIAAVGHTDATYEQTVVAIEAGATVATHLFNAMPPLGHRAPGPIAALLEDERVTVELINDGTHLHPAALELAFRHAGPGRVAFITDAMDAAGIGDGRYLLGPLEVEVSQGVARLVEGGSIAGSTLTQDRAFQRAVTVDRLPVEDVVAALSANPARLLGLADRVGSLEPGKDADMVLLDDAFEVRGVMRKGVWVVAPDLA
- a CDS encoding ROK family protein, coding for MRHVIALDVGGTGMKAALIGAGGPPSGGGALLHRARRATGRERGPDAVVAGILDFAADLREYGARQFGEPAAAAGVAVPGIVDESGGVAVYAANLGWRDVPLRALLAERLGAPVALGHDVRTGGLAEGRIGAGRGADRFLFVALGTGIAGAIGVDGRVEAGAHGFAGEIGHIVVRPGGAPCPCGQHGCLERFASAAAVGEAWAAAVGDPEADAADCAKAFASGDPDAVRVWQGAVDALADGLVTALTLLDPRTLVIGGGLAEAGEALFTPLRDAVRRRVTFQKLPEIVPAALGDSAGCLGAGLLAWDLLNTTDGMEVSP
- a CDS encoding extracellular solute-binding protein, which gives rise to MQRRARKSATITTTAAGVSALGLAAVLTGCGLTSGPGDVTLTLVAADYGDSSANSSKKYWDGLVAAYERDHPGVTVDVSVYSWNDVDAKVKAMVDAGDAPDMAQIGAYADYAADDLLYKAGDVLSIPVEADFVPQLARAGQVRGLQYGMPFASSTRLLFYNKTLFARAGISAPTTWAELAKDARALKKDGVKYPYALPLGPEEAQAETLQWLLSGRGGYTQTVSSYSFDSAENVETLDWLKTDLVGKGLTGPVAPGSLNRATAFAAFAAGDVGMLNGHPSLMKTAAAKGVEFGMVPMPGLDGPSKTSLGVADWMTAFKRGGHGDEIGDFLDFVYSEKNVLDFSHEYDLLPVTTSASLVMGSAKEDADLKPFLAELPLSESYPVGRTSWAKVSAQIKKRIGRAVTANGSPADVLGDLQTTATTLESAAGE
- a CDS encoding DUF3263 domain-containing protein, whose protein sequence is MEAGSEAGGGAADERRAGTDGLGARERGILALERRGFLGPGAKERAIREELGLSPVRYYQLLNALLDDARALAHDPVTVNRLRRVREARRTER
- the otsB gene encoding trehalose-phosphatase, with product MGTPQTHSTAPGPLPVPVTPAGRAALDAIVGRPRAALVALDFDGTLAPIVENPQDARAHPDAVPALAALAPKVAGVAVVTGRPAEVAVRHGGFAGVEGLGRLAVLGHYGAERWDAGTGALTAPEPHPGVAAVRAGLPHVLAAAGDRPGVWIEEKGGRAVAVHTRRADDPQAAFDALRGPLTDLATRHGLIVEPGRMVLELRPPGMDKGVALLDHVRETGARSVLYAGDDLGDLPAFAAVEKLRADGVPGLLVCSGSTEVGELAERADLVVDGPAGVVRLLRQLAAQLG
- a CDS encoding alpha,alpha-trehalose-phosphate synthase (UDP-forming); amino-acid sequence: MASTHDTSAARGAEVLVASNRGPVSYEVREDGSLHAKRGGGGLVSGLSAIGPDAGALWVCSALSDGDREAVRRGVGEEGVRMLPVPADVHADAYNGIANSVLWFVHHLLYQTPLEPVFDAEFRRQWASYETYNRAFAEALAQEAADGAAVLVQDYHLCLVPGMLRELRPDLRIGHFSHTPWAPTDYFALLPRDIREQLLRGMLGADRLGFLTRRWADAFTACCEQSTGGLGGTEVGVHGLGADADFLRERSHRPDVEERMASLREEIGEGRKAIVRVDRTELSKNIVRGLLAYRQLLDDHPQWRERVVHVAFAYPSRQDLAVYRDYMAEVQRLTDEINAGYGTPGWTPVLLNLKDDFARSLAAYRLADVALVNPIRDGMNLVAKEVPVVSDEGCALVLSREAGAYWELREDAITVNPYDVLETARALHEALSMAPGERAERTKRLSAAATALPPARWFLDQLDALRAVQPS
- a CDS encoding glucosyl-3-phosphoglycerate synthase, producing the protein MLEEVERWLSTRSWSLTDRPLHRILAAKQRTGQSVSVVLPALNEEETVGEIVAVIRHDLMQQVPLVDEIVVVDSGSTDRTSEVAAAAGARVVHRDEILPRLPAVPGKGEVLWRSLLVTRGDVVCFIDADLREFSSDFVSGIVGPLLTDPGVDLVKAMYDRPLGAAAGQGGRVTELMARPLLNMHWPQLAGFVQPLGGEYAARRSLLEQLPFPVGYGVELGMLVDALHLVGLDALAQVDVGVRKHRHQDGQALGRMAAAIYRTAQLRLARGHLVRPALTQFERGPDGFEPHTYSVDTEERPPMTDIAEYARRRVA